Within the Petrotoga miotherma DSM 10691 genome, the region CGTGATGAAAGCAATAAAAAGGTATCTACACGAAAACAAAGAAATGTACATAGTATTTCCAGTTCACTTAAATCCGATAGTGAGAGAAAGTGTGTATAAAATACTTGGAAACGAGGAAAAAGCCATACTAATAGATCCTGTAGAATACTTAGAATTCATAGCGTTAATGGACGAAAGTTATTACATAATGACAGATTCAGGAGGGATACAAGAAGAAGCTCCCACATTGGGCAAACCAACGTTGATATTAAGAGAAACAACGGAAAGACCAGAGGCAATAGAAGCAGGAACAGCAAAATTGGTAGGAACGCAAGAAGAAAAAGTGTATCAAGCCATGAAAGAATTAGAAACAGAAAAATATGTTCAAATGAGTAAAGCAAACAACCCTTTTGGAGATGGAAAGACATCTCAAAGAATCGTTGAATTTTTGAAAGAAAGATATTACTCTTTATAAGGGCTATTTTCACTTGCCACCATTCTATTGCCTGACAAATCAGATCTATAATACAGTTCGTCGTAGAGTTGCAAAAAATCTTTAATAGAAGTCTCTTCGCCTAAATCAATACATTTATTACTCTCATCAAACTTAACTTTTAGATTGAAATCATCTATTATCTCCTTAACCTTAGAAAACTCAAATTTCTTATAATTACCTTTTTTGATAACCTTATAAAACCTCTTCAAATACAAAGGTTTATTTTTGATTTTCTCACTAAAATAATCGATACCTTTTAATTTAATATCCTTACCAAAAAGATTCTCCTCTCTTTTTATTTCCTCGATAACTTCATCTTTAGCCTCTTCATATTTCTTGTAAAACCCGAAATCTCTTTCAAAATAAGTCAGATTTCTAATTAAGACAGTATCTCCAACAACCATGTAATCAAAACTATTTTTAGGAATTATGAAAAGCCGTTCTTTTAAAGGTTGAATTTTACGTGCAGTAAGAGCTAGAATCCTTTTGTCTTTAAAGATTTTGGAAGCCGTTAAATATTGAATACCCAACAAAAAATCATTCAACTCTTTACTATACAACTTTACTATCAGTTTGAACTTCTTAATCGTTTCCAACTCTCCATTAGAATAATTTTTTATATACTTACCTTCACGAATAATCTCAACAATATCCCCAACATCACTCACATTCTCTTTAACATCTTTCAGAAACAAAAAACTCCTGTCATGAATGACTGTCTCGTACTCATCTACCTTGTTTGACTCTTTGTCGACTAAATCATTTAAAAACTCGTCAGCAGAGGCCAGAAAAATGCTCTTGAAAAAGAAGGGATCTTCATTTTTCAACCAAAATATTTCGTTGTTCTCATTTTGGATAAAAACATCCATTATGAAATCCTCTGAAGTATCTATTAACTCCCTAAGAAGTTCTAAATTCTCTTTTAAAAAGATATTCTCTAAAATCTCATCCCAATTAACTTTATTCATCTCTTGCCACCCATCCCCAAATAAATATCTTTGGAAAACTCTTTAAATTTCATTCCTTCGGTTATTGACTTTGAAATCAACCAAACGGGCCTCATACTTTTTTCACGTCCGTCCATAAGATAAACCTTGTAAATGCTATAGCCAAATAAAGAAAGAACAGGGTTTATAACAATTAAATCCGTTTTTACATAAATATTGCCTACGATAAAAACGATTATGGCAAAAGAAATCAATTCTTTTATGCCACCCATATTGATAAAAGGCAAGATATAAACAAAAATATAATCCAATAACCTCACATTCTGTGATTCTACTTTCTCAAATTTAATGAACTTTTCCTCGGCATTATTCTTAGCAGAAATAAAAAGAACCAAAGAAACAACAAAAACAAAAATCGAAAAAATACTAA harbors:
- a CDS encoding Kiwa anti-phage protein KwaB-like domain-containing protein encodes the protein MNKVNWDEILENIFLKENLELLRELIDTSEDFIMDVFIQNENNEIFWLKNEDPFFFKSIFLASADEFLNDLVDKESNKVDEYETVIHDRSFLFLKDVKENVSDVGDIVEIIREGKYIKNYSNGELETIKKFKLIVKLYSKELNDFLLGIQYLTASKIFKDKRILALTARKIQPLKERLFIIPKNSFDYMVVGDTVLIRNLTYFERDFGFYKKYEEAKDEVIEEIKREENLFGKDIKLKGIDYFSEKIKNKPLYLKRFYKVIKKGNYKKFEFSKVKEIIDDFNLKVKFDESNKCIDLGEETSIKDFLQLYDELYYRSDLSGNRMVASENSPYKE